In Roseibium algicola, the DNA window CGGTGAACATCCTTCTGGAACGCGGCTGGGTACCTTACGACATCCTGACCAAGGCCCTTGTCGAAGGCATGCGGATCGTCGGCGTCGACTTCCGCGATGGCATCCTGTTCGTTCCCGAAGTGCTGCTTTCCGCCAACGCCATGAAAGCCGGTATGGGCATCCTGCGTCCGCTGCTGGCGGAAACCGGTGCACCGAAGGTTGGCAAGATGGTCATTGGCACAGTGAAGGGCGACATCCACGACATCGGCAAGAACCTTGTCTCGATGATGATGGAAGGCGCCGGCTTTGAAGTGATCGACATCGGCATCAACAACCCTGTCGAAAACTACCTTGCGGCCATTGAAGAGCATCAGCCGGACATTCTCGGCATGTCGGCTCTTCTGACCACCACCATGCCCTACATGAAAGTCGTGATCGACGAAATGAAGGCCAAGGGCATCCGGGACGATTATATCGTGCTCGTTGGCGGTGCACCGCTGAACGAGGAATTCGGCGAAGCCGTCGGTGCTGACGGTTATTGCCGCGACGCGGCCGTTGCTGTGGAAATGGCGAAAGATCTGATCGCCCGCCGCCACAACATGCTGGCCAACAAGGGCTGACGGCAATGTTCAAGGAGGCTGCCGAAATGTTGGTGGGCGAGCCTCTCTTTCCGGTTGAAACGGATGGGAGCGCGGACGACAAGGCCGGCCGCGTTCTTGTTATTGCCTGCGGGGCTCTGGCACGCGAAATCGTCGCCATCCGCGAAAAGAACCGCCTCGATCATCTCGACATCACCTGCCTTCCGGCGAAGCTTCACAACTCGCCGGAAAAGATCCCTGATGAAGTCCGCCGGGCCATCCTCAAGAATGCGGACACCTATTCCGACATTCTGATTGCCTACGGCGATTGCGGAACCGGTGGCCTGCTCGACAAGGTGCTGGAAGAAACCGGCGCGAGACGCATCGATGGCGCACACTGCTATGCCTTCTTCACGGGGATAGACGAATTCGACCAGATGGAAGACGACCAGCTCGGCACCTTCTACCTGACCGACTTCCTGGCCCGTCACTTCCAGACCATGGTCATCGAACCGCTCGGCCTCGACTGGCACCTGCATTTGCGGGACATGTATTTCGCTCATTACACCCGTGTTCTTTACCTTGCGCAGACCGATGACCCTGCCCTTGAGGATGCGGCGCGGCGCGCGGCAGACCGGCTGGGTCTGCCGTTTGAAATGCGCCGAACCGGGTATGGATTGCTTCAGCCGTTTCTGGACAAGGGTCAGGCGGACTGAGCGTCGCAAAATAGCATCCGGACAAGTCGGTTTTTCACGTGATGATGCCGCTATCAGGCGTCCTGGATCAGCCAGCTTCCGGCAAACATGTTTCTCAGGAGGAAAGTCCGAGAATGGCGCAGAAAATCATCGTTTATTGGCGGGACATCCCGGCACAGATCCTGGTGAAACAGGGGCGCAAATCCGCCCGACGGGAACTGCCGGCCATGTTCATGGAAGCCATTGATGCCTGCGCGATGCGGATCGGAGCGAAGGACAGCGACGCCTACATGGCGGAGTGGCGCCGGACAGACCCGGTCTCCGTCACGGACGACCTGGAAACGGAAGCGGACGCGGCCCTGACCGACCTGGTCTCGGCCTATCCGAAAGAGAGACTGAAAACCCTGCTCGCAAATGGAGGCTCGGAACATGACTGATCAGCGCCTGTTGGCCAATGGGCGGCTTCCCGCCTCTACCGAAATGTCTCCCAAGCAGGTGGTCGAAAAGACCGAGCTTCTGGAATTTATTCCGGCGGGCACGCAGGTCTATGTCACGGATCTGGGCAACTGCTCGGAAGACATGATCGTTGATGCCGCCCGCATCCTGCGCGACAACAAGCTGACCGCCGTTCCGCATATGGCGGCCCGCCGGTACGCCAGCCGCGAGGACTTCGAGCGCCGCATCACGCGTCTGACCCAGGAAGCAGGTGCGACCGAGGTTCTGGCCATTGCCGGTGAAGCAGAAAAAGCCGGCCCCCTCACCTCATCCGTCGCTCTTCTGGAGACGGGCCTCTTCGACAAGCTCGGTATCAAGAAGATCGCCGTTGCAGGTCACCCGGAAGGCGCACCGGACATCAAGCCGGACGTCATCAAGAGCTTCCTGCAGCGCAAGCACGAACTTGCCCGCGAAAGCGATGCGGAATTCCGCATTGTCACCCAGTTCGGGTTCGATCCGCACCGCGTCAGCCTGTGGCTGGACGAGCTGCGCGAATGGGGCAACGCGTTCCCGGTCCATGTCGGCGTTGCCGGCCCGGCAAAGATGACGACCCTGCTGAAATATGCCGCTTTTGCAGGTGTCGAAAATTCCTTCAACTTCCTGAAGAAGCGCGGCGGTGCCGTCGTCTCCATGCTGTCGGGCTACGATCCTGACACGATGGTCGATCCGCTGGAGACCCGCGTCACCAGCCAGCCGAACACCCAATTGGCCCAGATTCACGCCTATCCCTTCGGCGGTATCCAGAAAACCGCCGAGTGGCTGCACAGCCGCGGGAGCTGGTCTTTTCAAACCTCATCTTCAATCCTGACTGCCAATGAGAGCGCATAAATGACCCGCACTGTTGTCGCGTCCGCCACCAAGGAAATCGTTATCGGTTTCGATCAGCCGTTCTGCGTGATCGGCGAGCGGATCAACCCGACCGGCCGCAAGAAGCTGGCGGCGGAAATGGCCGAAGGCAACTTCGAAACCGTCAAGGCCGATGCGCTGGCCCAAGTGGCTGCAGGCGCGACCATGCTAGACGTCAACGCAGGCGTGACAGCGGTCAACCCGAACGAGACCGAACCGCCGCTCCTCGTCAAAACTCTTGAGATAGTTCAAGAGCTTGTAGACGTTCCCTTGTCTATCGATTCATCCGTGACCGCCGCCATCGAGGCCGGCCTTGCTGTTGCCAAGGGCCGTCCGCTGGTCAACTCCGTGACCGGTGAAGAAGAGAAGCTGGAAGCGATCCTTCCGCTGATCAAGAAATACAACGTGCCGGTGGTGGCGATCTCCAACGATGAGACCGGTATCTCCGAAGATCCGGACGTTCGTTTCGAGGTCGCCAGGAAGATCGTTCAGCATGCTGCCGACTATGGCATTCCCGCACACGACATTGTCGTGGACCCGCTGGTGATGCCGATCGGCGCCATGGGCACCGCAGGTCAGCAGGTGTTCCGGTTGCTGCGCCGTCTGCGTGAAGAGCTGAAGGTCAACACGACCTGCGGCCTTTCCAACATATCCTTCGGCCTGCCGCATCGCCACGGCATCAATGCCGGTTTCATTCCGATGGTCATCGGTGCCGGCATGACCTCCGCGATCATGAACCCGTGCCGCCCGCAGGAAATGGAAGCCGTACGTGCGGCGAACGTACTCAACGGCACTGATCCGAACTGCTCGGAATGGATCATGACCTACCGTGATCACCAGCCTGCCGCTGCAGGTGCGGTTGCAGCACCTGGTGAAGGTGGTGCGTCTGCTGGCGGTCGCCGCCGCGGTGGACGCGCGGCGCGTCGGTCCGCCGGCTGAGCCCAGATGTCATAACACGTTTGCGGTTCTCTCCCCTTCCGCAAACAGGGTGGCTTTCACCAGTTTCAGGATGGAATCTCCACCCCAATCCCCTCCCCTTACTGGGGAGGGGTTTTGCGTGTCGAGGGACACGTTTCAAATCGCGGGATCCGCGTCATTTTCACGATGGCTCCGGCTTTCGCAGTTTAGATAAAAACTCCCTCCTCCTTGTGAGTGAAGGGTCAAGGGTGGGCTTCGTCCCCGTAGTGTTTCAAAACCGGTAGTGGCAGATCGCAGACATGACCGAGACCGTCAAACAAGCCAAAGTCGTTTTCCAACCCAGCGGGCGCCGTGGAACCTTTCCTGTCGGCACGCCCCTGCTCGACGCTGCCCGCTCGCTCGGTGTCTATGTGGAGTCGGTATGTGGCGGGCGCGGCATTTGCGGGCGCTGCCAAATTTCGATCTCGGAAGGCACTTTCACCAAGGAAAACCTGACCAGCGCAGCTGAAAACCTGGAAGGTGCCACCGAAGCGGAAACCCGCTACGCGACCTTGCGCAAACTGCCCGCCGACCGGCGCCTTTCCTGTCAGGCAAAAATCCTGGGCGATCTGGTTATCGATGTCCCGACCGATGCCCAGACCAACCGTCAGGTTGTGCGCAAGCGCGCGGAAGCCCGCAACATCGAAGCCGACAGCCCGATCTCGCTGGTATCCGTCTCGATCGCCGAACCGGACATGGAAACGCCGCGCGGCGATATCGACCGGCTGCGAGAGGCGCTGATTGCCGAGACCGGCATTGCCGACCTCACGATCGACCCGGTGCTGCTGCCACGGGTCCAGACGATCCTGCGCAAGGGCAATTGGCAGGTAACTGCGGCAATCCACGAAGACAGAGGCGTGCTGCCGACACTCGTGGCGCTCTGGCCCGGAGAAAAACCTGCCGTCTACGGCCTTGCCGTCGACATTGGCTCCACCACCATCGCAGCCCACCTTTGCAATCTTCAGAACGGGCGCACAGTCTCGTCCGCAGGCACCTCCAACCCGCAGATCCGCTTTGGCGAGGATCTGATGTCGCGGGTGTCCTATGTCCAGATGAACCCGTCCAAGCTGCCGGATCTGACAAAGGCCGTGCGCGATGCCATCAACGCGCTGATCGGCAAACTGGTCGGCGATGTCGGCGCAGAACGCACGGATGTGCTTGATGCGACCTTTGTCGGTAACCCGGTCATGCATCATCTGTTCCTCGGTATCGATCCGGTGGAACTTGGCGGCGCTCCCTTCGCGCTCGCAGCCTCCGACGCCATGATTTTGAACGCGCGCGATCTGGATCTGGAACTGAACCCGGGAGCACGTGTCTACATGCTGCCCTGCATCGCCGGCCATGTGGGTGCCGATGCAGCTGCTGCAACGCTTGCAGAAAGCCCTTACAAGCTCGACGAGATAACGCTGCTTGTCGATGTCGGTACCAATGCGGAAATCGTGCTGGGTAACCGGAACCGGCTGTTGGCAGCGTCCTCTCCGACCGGCCCTGCGTTCGAAGGCGCCGAAATCTCGTCCGGCCAGCGCGCGGCACCAGGTGCAATCGAACGCATCCGCATCGACAAGGAAACGCTTGAGCCTCGCTTCAAGGTGATTGGTGTCGACGAATGGTCGGATGAAGAAGGCTTTGCCGAAAAGGTCGACACTGTCGGCGTTACCGGCATTTGCGGCTCCGGCATTATCGAGGCCGTTGCCGAGATGTATCTGGCGGGCCTCATCACGGAAGACGGTGTTATCGACGGCTCGATGGCGGAACGGACATCGCGCGTGAAATCCACCGGCCGGACCTTCTCCTATCTGATTGCAGACGACGGGGTCGAAATATCGATCCTGCAGACGGACATTCGCGCGATCCAGCTCGCCAAGGGTGCGCTTTATGCCGGTGTCAAACTTCTGCAGGACAAACTCGGCACCTATGATCTGGACCGCATTCGCCTTGCGGGGGCCTTCGGCAGCTACATCGACCCAAAGTACGCGATGATCCTTGGCCTTATTCCCGATTGCCCGCTGGAGGGTGTCTCCGGCGTCGGCAACGCTGCCGGGACAGGCGCCCGGATGGCTTTGCTCAACCGCGGCTACAGGCGCGAAATCGAGCAGACGGTGCGCGATATCGAAAAGATCGAGACAGCTCTGGAACCCAAGTTCCAGGAGCATTTCGTCAATGCAATGGCCTTGCCAAACAAGGTCGATCAATTCCCCCACCTTCGAGCTGCCGTCGAATTGCCGGTACGCAAGGAGGCTGACGCGGGGTCGGATGCAGCCGGCGGAGAGCGCAGGCGGAGACGCCGCCGGGGTTGACGGTGTCGTTCCTTCGGCTAGCAAGCATGAACGGGCGGCAGATTTGCACTGCCGCTACTGATCCCAGAAATACTGCTCACGCATACGCCGCCAGATCTTTTCTCCCACGAGGCAGTCATATGGCTCTTCGAAGGTGAATTGGGCCGGGATGACTTGTGGCTCGGGCGGCTTGACGCCTCCGATCTCGAGGATCAGCTTGCGACGAACGGCTTCGGGAAACTGTTCCCAGTCGTTCACCGGTATGACGAAGCTGGCGGGCCCGCCGATGACGCAGCGCTGATAATAGACGTCCAGGTCCGGAATGTTGAACTGGAAGCCCATGCCACCAGTAGTCATCAGCGGCAATCCATTGATCACCAGACCGGCCTCCACGGCGGCATCGCGTGCCTGAACCACAGGTGCTCCCTGGTTGTTGGGACCATCCCCTGAAATGTCGATCACGCGGCGGTCTGCCTTGAAAGGTGCATCGGCGAGGAGGGCCGAAGCATGCCAGATTGCGCCGGAAATCGAGGTTCGGCGCTGACCGTAGGTGCTGTCTGCCAGAACCTTGTCGGCGAACTCCTGGGCATCTTCCACGCCCTCGATCACCGACCACCCGACAATTTCGCGCGCATGGCTTTCGTTGGCCCATTCGAACATCATGAGAGCGATCCGGCCGTGAGCCCCGTACCCGATCGCCCGCACCACTTCCGGGCTGGCGATGGCGGCAGCATATCCGCGGCGCTGGATCTGGAGTTCTTCAGGCGACATGGAGCGGGAGACATCGACAGCAAGGACCAGAGCGACATCGACCTGTTCCTGCGCAAGCGCGGGACCGAGAGGTGCCAGCAGCAAGGCGACTGCACCTGCAAGTGAGCGGACTTCGGAAAGCCTCCACATGCCGAAAGGATAACCGAAACCGAAAGAACCGCCAGCGACTTGACGCATCGTCAGATAAACCATCTGTGATCGGCGGCAGCCACCAGCCGATCGGACACTTTCGCCGCCCTGCCCGCGTCGGCTATAACATCGGCAAAGCAAATCTTCAGGGAGCGTTCCATGTCTGAAACCGCCGCAAATGACGAGATCCAGAAACCGATGCTCGCAACGCTTCTTCATGAAGGCGTTTACCGGATCGTAATGCAGCGGCCGGAGCGGATGAACGCTCTTTCGAGCGAGATGATGACCGCTCTAGCCGGTGAACTTCGGAAGGCGGCCGAGGATCCTGCAGTGCGTGTTGTCCTGCTCGGTGCAGAAGGCAAGGTCTTCTGCGCTGGCCACGACCTGAAGGAACTAACCGCAGCGCGCGGTGAAGCGGATGGTGGCAGGGCCACCTACGAGCGGATCATGCGCCAGTGTTCGGACCTGATGCAGCAGATTGTGCGCCTGCCCAAGCCTGTGATCGCCGTGGTAACAGGTGTTGCGACCGCAGCCGGTTGCCAACTGGTTGCCTCCTGCGACCTTGCCATCGCTACCGACACGGCCACCTTCTGCACGCCAGGCGTCAATATCGGCCTCTTCTGCTCCACACCAATGGTTGCGCTCTCGCGCAATGTTGCGCCTAAACAGGCCATGGAGATGCTTCTGACCGGTGAAAGCATCGACGCATCCACCGCGAAGGATTTCGGCCTAATCAACCGCATCGTCCCGCGTGACTACCTGGAGCAGGTCGTCCAGAAATACGCGGAATCGATTGCCTCCAAGTCTGCCAAGACCGTGAAGATCGGCAAGGAAGCCTTTTACCGTCAGCTGGAAATGCCGTTGTCGGAAGCCTATGATTTCGCGGCACAAACAATGGTCGAGAACATGATGGCCCGGGATGCGGAAGAAGGCATCAACGCCTTTCTGCAAAAACGCAAACCAGAATGGACGGACAGCTGATCCCCCCTGCCGTTTGGAGGCAACAAGGATAAGACATGCCTGAAGCCGGTTATTCCGGACGTCCGCTGTCCGCAAAACTGGGGCTGAAACCGGGAATGATCTGCTGGCGTCACCGGATGCCGGAAGACATTTCCGCCTTGCTGCAGACACAGGCCCCTGGCGCGGTCATTCGTGCCGCGCCGGAACCGGGTGTTGAATGCGCTCATGTGTTTGTCACCGAACGGGTTGAGCTGACTGGACTCCTGGAAACCTTGCGGGTCCTGCTGGCCCCGGACGGCATGATCTGGGTTTCCTGGCCCAAGAAGGCCAGCAAGCTACCGACCGACGTCACCGAAGACACCATCCGCGAGCTTTGCCTGCCGATGGGGCTTGTGGACGTAAAGGTTTGTGCCGTTGACGGCATCTGGTCCGGTTTAAAACTGATGATCCGCAAGGAATTCAGGAAAGAACAGGCGGCAAAGCTGGCCTGAGTCTCTCCTGTCAACTCACCGTATTATCACTGCGGTTCCATATCATTTCAGCGGCAGGAAAATATCGGTTTGCGCTTCATGCTCCGGAACATCCGGAAAGAAGCTGAGGCGTTGAACGAACAGCGGAAAGTCCCGCAGCTCCTCGCCACTTCGTGGCAGCCAGTCGCGATAAAGGGCGCGGATTGTTTCCTCAGCTAAGTCGAGCGGACCGGAATGCCTGATTACGGCGCAGCGTCCTGCGGGCAACGTTGCGGCTATCACGCCCTCCGCATTCTCTTTGAACTGTCCTGCTACAGCGCAGCAAATGCCGAATCGGTATTCTTCAGGCAGCGCCGTTCTGGGATCGTCAAAGAGTATATTGAACGTCGCGCTTCTGGAGGGAGGGCTTGCATTTGCCTTGCGCCAGGCAATGAAGCGTCTGACGGATGCGGGCACCTCTTGCGGTGACCCGCGATGCTCAAGCAGGGCGACGGGTGTTTCAGGAAAATCGATGATCCGGACGGCCGAGACATCAAGGTGCTGATCCGACATGAACTGTCCTTTCAAATTCAGCAATGGGTCATAGGTTCTGTGCCAGACAGACCAGTCGGGCGTTGATCGGAAAGCCGACGGGCTTTGCCCAAAATCTCGTTTGAACGCACGTGAGAAGCTCTCGAGATTTTCGTAGCCCGCATCGTAGGCAATCTCAGTGACCGGCAGTTCCCCCCTGAAAGCGAGCTGCTGTCCTGCGCGTTTCAGCTTCAGGAGCCGCCGGTATTCTGCAACTCCGAGGCCAAAGAAAGCCGAGAACTGGCGCTGAAAGTGAAACTTCGAATAGGCGGCCACCCCCGCAAGCGCAGGAACGTCAAGCGGACCGTCCAGCGACCGGTCGATCGTTTCCAGCACCTTTTGAAACCGCTTTTCCAACTCACTCATAAAACGCCGCCTTCCATATGCCTGTTTAGCCTCTCCCGTTTACCGGTTTGCCGCTTATCGCGCCTGACCGTCCCTGCGCGGTTTCACAATTCTTCGAGGCGGACCGGTCTGCGGCAGAAGGCCCCTTGCAGGCGGGTGTCATTTCGCATTGGATAGCGCGACAAATCTGAGGATCTCCGTTCCATGAATCACGACACTTATCCGGACGCCTACATCAAGGGTATTCTCGACGAGGTGAAAACCGTCGCCATGATCGGCGCGAGTGCCAACAATGTCCGGCCGTCCTATTTCGTGCTGAAATACCTTTTGTCCAAGGGATACGAGGTCTGGCCCATCAATCCCGGTCAGGCGGGCAAGGAGATCCTGGGACAGAAGGTCTATTCCTCGCTCGACGAACTGCCTGCGGTTCCCGACATGATCGACATCTTTCGCAATTCCGAAGCGGCAGGCGTTATCGTCGACGACGTTATTGCCAGCGGCAAGTTGCCCAAAGTCATCTGGATGCAATTGACCGTGCGACACGACGAAGCGGCAGCAAGAGCCGAAGCTGCCGGTATCAAGATGGTGATGAACCGCTGCCCCAAGATAGAGTATGGTCGACTGTCAGGTGAAATCGGATGGGCAGGTGTCAACTCGCGCACGCTTTCCTCCAAGCGCCCTGCTCTGAAAGCAGGGTTTCAGCATCGCGGGCTTTCTGGGGAAAAAGACAGCTAATTTTCCCCATTGCATCAGCTTCGCACAATGCTCGCCGGATAGCTCGTTAGTCGAGATACCGCCGTCCGGAAGCCAACCGGATGCCATCAGTAGCGTGAGGCAGCATGACCCAGGACCCGACCCTGTTTACCGCATTTGAATGGGTTCTCATGGCTATGGCAGCTCTGGTTGCCTTGCTGCTGTTCGCATTCGTGCACAAGGCCGAACACGGATCCCCCTTCGCCCACCGTGACGAAACCTGGGCGCGAGAGCAGGCACAGTCCGGCGAGCGGGAGCAGAAGGGCGGCTGAACCGAAATCAATGTATACACCCCCACTTCTACCCCTGCGTGTTTCTGCTATACTCCGGGACTTCAGGGATGGGGTTTTGATCTGCGTTCAGGCGAATTTGCGCCTTTAACGACAGATACATGGGGGCAATACTAATGATATTCGCGCTCGCGACTGTCGCGTTCGTCGTCTGTATCGCGGTACTGATTCATCTGCAGAAACCATCTGCAAACGGCCCGCGCGCAACCAGGCGCACAAAAGATGATGCAACCGACAAAAGCTGACAATTTTAAGTTCAATTTATAAGAGCTTTCGCTCAATTTGCTCCGAATGCAGATGAAT includes these proteins:
- a CDS encoding virulence factor; translation: MAQKIIVYWRDIPAQILVKQGRKSARRELPAMFMEAIDACAMRIGAKDSDAYMAEWRRTDPVSVTDDLETEADAALTDLVSAYPKERLKTLLANGGSEHD
- a CDS encoding methylenetetrahydrofolate reductase codes for the protein MTDQRLLANGRLPASTEMSPKQVVEKTELLEFIPAGTQVYVTDLGNCSEDMIVDAARILRDNKLTAVPHMAARRYASREDFERRITRLTQEAGATEVLAIAGEAEKAGPLTSSVALLETGLFDKLGIKKIAVAGHPEGAPDIKPDVIKSFLQRKHELARESDAEFRIVTQFGFDPHRVSLWLDELREWGNAFPVHVGVAGPAKMTTLLKYAAFAGVENSFNFLKKRGGAVVSMLSGYDPDTMVDPLETRVTSQPNTQLAQIHAYPFGGIQKTAEWLHSRGSWSFQTSSSILTANESA
- a CDS encoding CoA-binding protein → MNHDTYPDAYIKGILDEVKTVAMIGASANNVRPSYFVLKYLLSKGYEVWPINPGQAGKEILGQKVYSSLDELPAVPDMIDIFRNSEAAGVIVDDVIASGKLPKVIWMQLTVRHDEAAARAEAAGIKMVMNRCPKIEYGRLSGEIGWAGVNSRTLSSKRPALKAGFQHRGLSGEKDS
- a CDS encoding DUF3052 family protein; protein product: MPEAGYSGRPLSAKLGLKPGMICWRHRMPEDISALLQTQAPGAVIRAAPEPGVECAHVFVTERVELTGLLETLRVLLAPDGMIWVSWPKKASKLPTDVTEDTIRELCLPMGLVDVKVCAVDGIWSGLKLMIRKEFRKEQAAKLA
- a CDS encoding DUF1638 domain-containing protein yields the protein MFKEAAEMLVGEPLFPVETDGSADDKAGRVLVIACGALAREIVAIREKNRLDHLDITCLPAKLHNSPEKIPDEVRRAILKNADTYSDILIAYGDCGTGGLLDKVLEETGARRIDGAHCYAFFTGIDEFDQMEDDQLGTFYLTDFLARHFQTMVIEPLGLDWHLHLRDMYFAHYTRVLYLAQTDDPALEDAARRAADRLGLPFEMRRTGYGLLQPFLDKGQAD
- a CDS encoding enoyl-CoA hydratase; translation: MSETAANDEIQKPMLATLLHEGVYRIVMQRPERMNALSSEMMTALAGELRKAAEDPAVRVVLLGAEGKVFCAGHDLKELTAARGEADGGRATYERIMRQCSDLMQQIVRLPKPVIAVVTGVATAAGCQLVASCDLAIATDTATFCTPGVNIGLFCSTPMVALSRNVAPKQAMEMLLTGESIDASTAKDFGLINRIVPRDYLEQVVQKYAESIASKSAKTVKIGKEAFYRQLEMPLSEAYDFAAQTMVENMMARDAEEGINAFLQKRKPEWTDS
- a CDS encoding ASKHA domain-containing protein; protein product: MTETVKQAKVVFQPSGRRGTFPVGTPLLDAARSLGVYVESVCGGRGICGRCQISISEGTFTKENLTSAAENLEGATEAETRYATLRKLPADRRLSCQAKILGDLVIDVPTDAQTNRQVVRKRAEARNIEADSPISLVSVSIAEPDMETPRGDIDRLREALIAETGIADLTIDPVLLPRVQTILRKGNWQVTAAIHEDRGVLPTLVALWPGEKPAVYGLAVDIGSTTIAAHLCNLQNGRTVSSAGTSNPQIRFGEDLMSRVSYVQMNPSKLPDLTKAVRDAINALIGKLVGDVGAERTDVLDATFVGNPVMHHLFLGIDPVELGGAPFALAASDAMILNARDLDLELNPGARVYMLPCIAGHVGADAAAATLAESPYKLDEITLLVDVGTNAEIVLGNRNRLLAASSPTGPAFEGAEISSGQRAAPGAIERIRIDKETLEPRFKVIGVDEWSDEEGFAEKVDTVGVTGICGSGIIEAVAEMYLAGLITEDGVIDGSMAERTSRVKSTGRTFSYLIADDGVEISILQTDIRAIQLAKGALYAGVKLLQDKLGTYDLDRIRLAGAFGSYIDPKYAMILGLIPDCPLEGVSGVGNAAGTGARMALLNRGYRREIEQTVRDIEKIETALEPKFQEHFVNAMALPNKVDQFPHLRAAVELPVRKEADAGSDAAGGERRRRRRRG
- a CDS encoding methyltetrahydrofolate cobalamin methyltransferase; translated protein: MTRTVVASATKEIVIGFDQPFCVIGERINPTGRKKLAAEMAEGNFETVKADALAQVAAGATMLDVNAGVTAVNPNETEPPLLVKTLEIVQELVDVPLSIDSSVTAAIEAGLAVAKGRPLVNSVTGEEEKLEAILPLIKKYNVPVVAISNDETGISEDPDVRFEVARKIVQHAADYGIPAHDIVVDPLVMPIGAMGTAGQQVFRLLRRLREELKVNTTCGLSNISFGLPHRHGINAGFIPMVIGAGMTSAIMNPCRPQEMEAVRAANVLNGTDPNCSEWIMTYRDHQPAAAGAVAAPGEGGASAGGRRRGGRAARRSAG
- a CDS encoding AraC family transcriptional regulator, encoding MSELEKRFQKVLETIDRSLDGPLDVPALAGVAAYSKFHFQRQFSAFFGLGVAEYRRLLKLKRAGQQLAFRGELPVTEIAYDAGYENLESFSRAFKRDFGQSPSAFRSTPDWSVWHRTYDPLLNLKGQFMSDQHLDVSAVRIIDFPETPVALLEHRGSPQEVPASVRRFIAWRKANASPPSRSATFNILFDDPRTALPEEYRFGICCAVAGQFKENAEGVIAATLPAGRCAVIRHSGPLDLAEETIRALYRDWLPRSGEELRDFPLFVQRLSFFPDVPEHEAQTDIFLPLK
- a CDS encoding DUF1194 domain-containing protein gives rise to the protein MRQVAGGSFGFGYPFGMWRLSEVRSLAGAVALLLAPLGPALAQEQVDVALVLAVDVSRSMSPEELQIQRRGYAAAIASPEVVRAIGYGAHGRIALMMFEWANESHAREIVGWSVIEGVEDAQEFADKVLADSTYGQRRTSISGAIWHASALLADAPFKADRRVIDISGDGPNNQGAPVVQARDAAVEAGLVINGLPLMTTGGMGFQFNIPDLDVYYQRCVIGGPASFVIPVNDWEQFPEAVRRKLILEIGGVKPPEPQVIPAQFTFEEPYDCLVGEKIWRRMREQYFWDQ
- a CDS encoding corrinoid protein, which gives rise to MSDEDDIDLASLSDDELVEQMHDDLYDGLQEEITDAVNILLERGWVPYDILTKALVEGMRIVGVDFRDGILFVPEVLLSANAMKAGMGILRPLLAETGAPKVGKMVIGTVKGDIHDIGKNLVSMMMEGAGFEVIDIGINNPVENYLAAIEEHQPDILGMSALLTTTMPYMKVVIDEMKAKGIRDDYIVLVGGAPLNEEFGEAVGADGYCRDAAVAVEMAKDLIARRHNMLANKG